From the Porphyrobacter sp. CACIAM 03H1 genome, the window GAGCGCGAAGGCACGCGCCGCATCCTCGTGGTCGATGCCGCACGCAGCGATGCCGGCGGCAGCGTGCTTGTCGCGACCGACGGCACCAAGCCGCTGGGTCCGGTGCGGGCGCGCATCGATTTCGACGCCAACGGCCTCATCTCCCCGCGCGACCGGGTCGATCTCAGCATTTCGGCGACCCCGTTCGATCCCGAGGAGCTGGCCTTCTTCAGCGCGCGCTACACCGTGATCGTGAACGATGCCGGCACGAGCGTGGGTGCCTTCGGCTCGTGGTCGCGCACCGAACCGGGCGCTTATCTGGCGGGCCGCGGCCTGCTGGGCGAGGCGTGGCAGGCAGGGCTGCGCCTGCGTCACCCGCTGATGCGCGGCTCGGCCCACAGCCTGTGGCTCGAAGCGAGCGGCGAGGTGCAGGACCTGCGCCAGGACGCCTTCGGGCAGCTTGCCCGCCACGACCGCATCGCGCTCGCGCGGCTCGGCTTCTACGGCTACGGCCCGCTCGCCGGGGGCAGCCTGCAAGGGCGCGCGACGGTCAGCCAGGGACTTCCGGTGCTCGGCGCGACCGGGACGAGCGATCCGCTCGCCTCGCGCTTCGATGCCGCGCCCGATTTCACGACCCTGACATGGTGGCTCAACTGGCGGCGCGGGATCGTGCCGCGGGTCAGCCTCTCGCTCGCCGCCACGGGACAATTTTCGAGCGCGCCGCTGCTGATCGGGGAGAGCTTCGTGCTCGGCGGCACCCAGTTCCTGCGCGGCTACGACTTCGCGCAGCGGGTCGGCGACCAGGGCGTCGCCGGTTCGGCGGAGCTGCGTTACGACTGGCCCCGCGCCCTGGGCGGCGTGCGGCACCTGCAGCTCTATGCCTTTGCCGACGGGGGGACGGTCTCGAACCTTGGGGGCGGTCTGGGCGGCGGCACCCTCGCCTCGAGCGGGGCGGGGCTGCGCACCGACATCACTCGCGATCTCGACCTCGATTTCGAGGTGGCCGTGCCGCTCACCGAGGAGCGTTACGACACCGGCGACAATTCGCCGCGCCTCAACCTCAGGATCGTGCAGTCGTTCTGAACCGGGCAGATGGCCCCGCCCTTCAGGCCTTGTGCTTGTCGAGCTCGTCGCCCGTCAGGGTCACGACATGGAGCAGGTTGGTTGCCCCCGGGGTCCCGAAGGGCACGCCCGCGAGCACGATCAGCTTTGCCCCGGCCGCAGCGAACTTGTGGCGCAGCGCCATGCGCTTGCCCTTGCCGATCATCTCCTCGAAGCTGCCGATGTCCTTGGTCGCGACGGCGTGCGCGCCCCACAGCAGGGCAACGCGGCGCGCGGTGCGGGTCGAGGGGGTGAGCACCAGCATCGGCGTCGCGGGCCGCTCCCGCGCCACCCGCCGCGCGGTCGAGCCGCTGGTGGTGAAGACGGTGATCGCGCTGATTGGCACCGTGTCGGCGATGGTCATGCAGGCATGGGCGAGCGCATCCGAGGTCGTCGCATCGGGCGGCGTGTCGAGGAAGCGCACGCGGGCCTTGTAGCCCTCGTCGCGCTCCACCTGCACCGCGATCCGGTCCATCATCGCGACCGATTCCTCGGGCCACTGCCCGGCCGCGCTTTCGGCCGAGAGCATCACCGCATCGGCCCCGTCATATACCGCGTTCGCCACGTCGGAGACCTCGGCCCGCGTCGGCGAGGGGCTCTCGATCATGCTTTCGAGCATCTGCGTCGCCACGATCACCGGCTTGCCCGCCCGGCGCGCGGTGTTGACGATCATCTTCTGGAGCGGCGGCACCTCGTAGGGTTCGAGCTCGACGCCCAGATCGCCGCGCGCGACCATGATGCCGTCGGCCATCTCGATGATCGCATCGAGCCGGTCGACCGCCTTGGGCTTCTCGATCTTGGCGCAGATCGCGGTGCCGTGGGTGCCGATGAGCTTTCGCGCCTCGGCGATGTCCTCGGGGCGCTGCACGAAGGAGAGCGCGATCCAGTCCGCCCCCTGCTCGGTGGCGAAGGCAAGGTCGCGGCGGTCCTTCTCGGTCAGCGCCGGGATCGGCACCTCGGCATCGGGGACGTTGACGCCCTTGCGGTCGGAGATCACCCCGCCGACTTCGGCGCTGCACAGGATGCGGCTGTCATCGGCCTCGAGCACCTTGAGGCGGATCTTGCCGTCGTTGATCAGCAGGCGCTGGCCGCGTTCCATGATGCCGAACAGCTCGGGATGCGGCAGGCACACGCGGCTCTCGTCGCCCGGGGTCTCGTCGCGGTCGAGCACGAAGTGGCCCGAATGGCGGATCACCGCCTGCCCGTCCTTGAAGGTGCCGACGCGCAGCTTGGGCCCCTGAAGGTCGGCGAGGATCGCGATCGGGCGCGCGAACTGCTTTTCCAGCGCGCGGATCGCGGCCACCACGGGTTCGTGATCGGCGTGGCTGCCGTGGCTCATGTTGAGGCGGAAGGCATCCGCCCCGGCGCGCACCAGCCGTTCCAGCATCTCGGGCGAGCGGCTCGCCGGGCCGATGGTGGCGAGAATCTTGACCTTGCGGCCGCGCGGGTCGATCCGTCGTGACATTATTGGCTATCCCTCTTGGGGAGAGCCTATGGCACAGGCGCATTTCAACTCAAGGAAAAGCCGCGATGAATAGCAATGCCGATCCGCTCGACGCGCTCGATGACGCCCAGGCCGCCGCCGCCTTCCGCCGGCTGGTGCGCCACCTGAGGCACCGCCACGATGCGCAGAACATCGACCTGATGGGGCTCGCCGGCTTCTGCCGCAACTGCCTTGCCGACTGGATCCGCGATGCGGGCTATCCCGGCGACAAGGAGCAGGCGCGCGAGGTGATCCACGGGATGCCGAGCCCGGAATGGAAAGCGACCCGCCAGTCCCCCGCGACCGAGGAACAGCTCGCCCGGATGGAGGCCAGCATGGCCAAGAACGCACAGGAATAATTTTCCGCAGCGGTTCAATCGCCCGGGGCGGCTGGCTATCGGGTCCCACCAACCGATTCTCGTTTTTTGATGGAGACATTCCCATGGCCGACGCCACCGACGACCGCCTGCGCCTGCTGATCGAGCGCATCGAACGGCTAGAGGAAGAGAAGAAGGGCATCGCCGACGACATCCGCGACGTCTACATGGAGGCCAAGGCCGTCGGCTACGATCCCAAGATCATGCGCCAGATCGTGCGCCTCAGGAAGATGAAGCCCGACGATCGCAGCGAGCAGGACATGCTGCTCGAGACCTACAAGACCGCGCTCGGGATGGCGTGATCCGCCGCGCGCGCGGCGGAGCGTCATTGCAACGTCATCTCGCTGTGTTATGACGTTAACACAGCACTGAGAGGAGAGACGGCATGGCATCCCCCTGGAAAGACGCGCGCAGCGTGATCGTCAGCACCACCCCGACGCTCGAGGGGCACCCGATCCAGGAATACATGGGCATCGTCACCGGCGAGGTGATCGTCGGTGCGAACCTGTTCCGCGACCTGTTCGCCAATATCCGCGACATCGTCGGCGGGCGCTCGGGCTCGTACGAGCGGATCCTTGCCGATGCGCGCAACCAGGCGATCGAGGAACTGCAGTCCGAAGCCGCCGCGCGCGGCGCGAACGCGGTGGTCGGGATCGATCTCGATTACGAGGTGATCGGCGACACCGGCTCTATGCTGATGGTCAGCGCCAGCGGGACGGCGGTCAGGGTCTGAACGCAATGGCTGCGGTCCGTCGCCTCGCCCCCGGCGACGTCGCAGGCTTCCGGGCCATGAACGCCCTGTTCGCGGACGTGTTCGAGGACCCGGAGAGCTATGCCGCCGCCCTTCCCTCCGATAGGTGGGCGGCGGACTGGCTCGCCAATCCCGACCACATCGCGCTGATGGCCGAGGCAGACGGCGGGCCGGTCGGCGCGCTCGCCGCCTATGTCCTGCCCAAGTTCGAACAGGCCCGCAGCGAGATCTACATCTACGACCTCGCCGTGCTGGAGGCGGTGCGGCGGCAGGGCGTCGCCACCGCCCTGATCGACGCCCTGCGCGCCATCGCCCGCGACATCGGCGCATGGACGATCTTCGTGCAGGCCGACATCGTCCCCGAGGACGAACCGGCGCGCAGGCTCTACCGCAAGCTCGCCTCGGAGGAGATCACAGCGCTCCATTTCGACATCGCGCCGTGAGGGGGGGGGCTCGCCCTCACCAGCGGTAATCGAGCACCAGCGCGACGACGTTGAAGGCGCTGTGATGGGCCACCGCCGCCGTCAGACCCAGCCGGGTGCGGGTATAGGCGAGCAGCAGTCCGCCGATGGTCTGGGGCATCACCACCAGCACGCCCAGGGGATGGTTCAGCGGCTCGTAATTGCCAAGGTGGATGAGCCCGAACAGCAGGGTCGATCCCCACACCAACTTGCCGAAGTGCCTGATGAACCACGCAGGCACCTCGCGGTCGCGGTGGCGGGTGCGGCTCCAGTGGACGAGGCCCGCGATCACCGCCCCCACCCCCGCCAGTGCCAGAGCCGTCGCCGCGCCGGGGCCTGCGAACAGGCTCGCCATGAACAGCGCCAGCGCGGCAAGTCCGTAGAGCGCGAAATGCAGCGCGGCGAGCCGTCCGCTAAGCCAGCCGCGGAACAGCAGCTCCTCCAGCAGCGGAGCGAGCAGCAGCGAGAGGAAGGCGTCCTCGGCAAGCGTGATGTCTTCCTCGATGGGCTCGGGCAGGATGGGCACGAGCCTGTCCAGCCCCTCGGCCATGCCCATCGCCAGCAGCCCCAGCGCCAGATCGAGCACGAGGAGCGCCAGCAATGCGAGCGCCGCCGCCGGCCCCCACGCCATCGGCTGCGCGACGAAGGTCGGGCGCAGCGCGAAGCGGCCGGCATCGGCGATCCGTGCGCGAAAGGTCATCGCGCCCGCCCTTGCATCGGCCGCGCCTGCCGGAGTAAGGCCCGCACTCACATCCCCATCAATCCGGTGAAGTTCGTCCAATGGCAGGCCATTCCAAGTTCAAGAACATCATGCACCGCAAGGGTGCACAGGACAAGAAACGCGCGGCGATGTTCTCCAAGCTCTCGCGCGAGATCACGGTGGCGGCCAAGATGGGCATGCCCGATCCCGACATGAACCCGCGCCTGCGTCTCGCGGTCAATGCCGCCAAGGCGCAGTCGATGCCCAAGGACAACATCCAGCGCGCCATCGACAAGGCCAGCCAGGCGGGCGGCGAGGACTATATCGAGATGCGCTACGAGGGCTACGGGCCCGGCGGCGTCGCGCTGATCGTCGAAGCGCTGACCGACAACCGCAACCGCACCGCCACCAATGTCCGCACCGCCTTCAGCAAGAACGGCGGCAACCTCGGCAGCGAAGGCTCGGTGAGCCACGGCTTCGAGCGGCGCGGGCTGATCGAATACAAGGCCGAGGTGGGCGACGAGGAGAAGGTTCTCGAAGCCGCGATCGAGGCGGGCGCCGACGACGTCGAAAGCTCCGAGGACGGCCACACCATCTGGACCGCCGCCGATGCGCTCCACGGCGTTGCGGGTGAACTCGAAAAGGTGCTCGGCCCGGCCGACAACGTGAAACTGGCGTGGAAGCCGGTGCTCAGCGTCGAGGTCAACGAGGAAGTCGCGGGCACGCTGATGAAGCTGATCGACACGCTCGACGACGATGACGACGTGCAGACCGTCTGGGGCAATTACGAGATCCCCGACGAGGTGATGGAGAAGCTGGGCTGAAACGCTGGGAATGGCTGCTGGCGATTGCTCTCGGCAGCGCCTTCCTGCTCGCCGCCGTCTGGCGCATCGGCCTGACGATCGGGCTGTGAGCGCAAGGTGCTGATCCTCGGGCTCGACCCGTCGCTGTCCTCGACCGGCTGGGGGGTGATCCGCGCCGAGGGCGCGCGCATCGTCCATGTCGCCAACGGGCAGGTGAAGACCGATCCTGCCGCGCCCATGCCTGAGCGGCTGGCGGCGCTTGCAGCAGGGCTGGCCGCGGTGATCGCCGAACATCGCCCGGCCCGCGCAGCCGCCGAGGAGATCTTCGTCAACAAGAACCCCCAGTCGACCCTCAAGCTCGCGCAGGCGCGCGGCGCGGTGCTGGCGGCCTGCGGGGCGGCGGGGCTGCCGGTCAACGAACACGCCGCGCGGCTGGTCAAGAAGGCGGTCACCGGCACCGGTGGGGCGGATAAGGCGCAGGTGGCCGCGATGGTCAAGGTGCTGCTCCCCGGCGTGCAGATCGCCGGAAGCGACGCGGCGGACGCGCTTGCGGTGGCGATTGCCGACGCGCATCTGGGTCCGCGAATGTGAAGGGAGAGAAGCGATGATCCACCTCTACGGCATCCCCAATTGCGACACGGTCAAGAAGGCCCGCACTTGGCTCGACGCGCAGGGCAAGGCCTACGCCTTCCACGATTACAAGAAGGAGGGCGCCGATCCGGCGAAGCTCGCCGCGTGGATTGCGGCCGCGGGGCTCGATGCGGTGGTGAACCGCAAGGGCACGACCTTCCGTGGGCTTTCCGAGGAGGACAAGGCGAAGGCCGCTGACAGTCACACGGCTGTCGCTTTGCTCGTCCAGCACCCGAGCGTCATCAAGCGGCCCATTGCTGAGCATGCGGGCGGCGTGCTGGTGGGGTTCAAGGAGGAAGAATGGTCCGCAGCCTTGCTCTGATCGCGGCGCTGGCCCTCGCCTTGCCCGACCCTGCCATCGCCGCTGATCGCCCGATCGTCATCGCCCATCGCGGCGCAAGCGGCGAGCGGCCCGAGCACACGCTGGTCGCCTACGAACGCGCGATCGATCAGGGCGCGGACTTCATCGAACCCGATCTCGTCGTGACCAAGGACCTCGTCCTCGTCGCGCGCCACGAGAACGAGCTGTCGAGCACCACCGATGTGGCCTCGCGCCGCGAGTTCGAGGACCGGCGACGCACCAAGACCATCGAGGGGCAGACACTGAGCGGCTGGTTCGCGGAGGACTTCACCCTCGCCGAATTGCGCACTCTGCGGGTGAAGGAGCGGGCGGCAGGAATCCGCCCCGCCAATGCCCGTTTCGACGGTTTCTACCAGATCCCCACCTTCGAGGAAGTCGTGAAACTCGCCCGCGCCAAGGGGGCCGAGACCGGGCGGGTCATCGGCCTCTATCCCGAACTCAAGCACCCCACCGTGCTGCTCGAGCAGGAGGGCATCGACAGCGTCGATCTGCTGGTGCGCGATCTCAGGCGCTTCGGGCTCGACAAGGCGGATGCCCCGGTTTTCGTGCAGGTGTTCGAGGTGCGCCCGCTCCAGCGCCTGAACAAGCTGGTCGACACGAGGCTGATCCTGTTGATCGGCCCGCAAGGCGGGCCCTATGACGAGCAGGGCCTGCGCTGGGCCGACATGATGACACCCACGGGGCTGGCGGAGGTGGCAACCTATGCCGACGGCATCGGGCCGTTCCTCGGCCATGTCGTCACGCCAGAGGGCACGACCACCACGCTTGTCGCCGATGCCCACAAGGCGGGGCTGAAGGTCCACCCCTGGACCCTGCGCAAGGAGAACGGCTTCCTTCCCGAAGCGCTGCGCAGCCCCGGCGGGCCGGCGGCGGAGGGCGACTGGCGCAGCCTGTTCCGCGCCGCCATCGCCAGCGGGGCGGACGGGTTCTTCACCGACAACGTGAAGGAGCTGGTGGGGCTGCTCGATGGGCGGTGAGGCCGGCTTCGCGCCGCGGGCGATCCGGCTCGGCGCGCGGGTCGTGCTGTGGCTTCACGCCGCGCTGTGGGCAGCCTTCGCGGTGGGGATGATCGTGCTGGCCGTCACGGATCAGGGCTCGCGCGAGAACGCGACCTTCCTTCAGGTCACGGCCGCCTCTGTGGTTGTGGCGCTGGGAAGCCTCGGTGCGGCCCTGCAGCGCCGGTGGGGTGCAGCGCTGGCGCTTGTCGGCGGGCTGGGCTTCATGCTCGCGTGGGTCGCCGGGAACAGCGGCCACGGCTACCGTCTGCCTGTCGCCGCGCTGCTCGGCCTGTTCGCGCTGGCTGCCTTGGCCGAGCGGCGCGAGAGGATCAGCCCGCCCGCGCGCTGAGGATGTAGTTGAGTGCCATGTCGTCCGAGAGGTGCAGCCCCTTGCCCGGCCGCCACGCGATGCCGCGCCTTGCCGTCACCGTGAGTCCGACCTCGGCAAGCAGCGCCTCGAGTTCCTCGGGCGTGATGAAATCGTCCCAGTGGTGCGTGCCCTTGGGCACATAGCCCACCGCCTCCGCCGCGCCGACCAGCAGCACCCTGCTGGCCGCGGTGCGGTTGGGGGTGGACATGACCAGCAGCCCGCCCGGTGCCAGCCGCGCCGCCACGTTCTTGAGGAACGCCGCCTTGTCGGCGACATGCTCGATCACCTCGACGCAGGTGACGAGATCGAAAGTGCCGATGTCGAGCCCTGCGACCTCGCCCGCCATGTAGCGGATGTCGAGCCCCATTCCTTCGGCATGGGCCGCTGCCACCGAAACATTCTCCGCCGACGCGTCCACACCGGTGACGGCGGCACCGAGCCGCGCGAGAGGCTCGCACAGCAGCCCCGCCCCACAGCCGATATCGAGCGCCGACTTGCCCGCCAGCGGCCGCGCCTCGCGCGCGGCACCCGGCCAATGCGCGTCGATCGCCTCACGGAGGAAGGCGAGGCGCACCGGGTTGACCTGATGGAGCGAGGCCATCGGCCCCTTGGGATTCCACCAGTCGCGCGCCAGCTTTGCGAAAAAATCCGCCTCTTCGGGGCGAATGGTAACATTCGAGATGTTTGCGTTTCCCATGAAGCCCTCCTAACAGCGCGCGCGGACACTCACCAGCGGGAGCAGGACCCCTTGGCACGGATCGTGATGAAATTCGGCGGCACCTCGATGGCCGGGACGGAGCGCATCCGCCGCGTCGCCAACATCGTGCGCGCGCAGGCCGCGCGCGGCGATCAGGTCGCGGTGGTCGTCAGCGCGATGGCGGGCGAGACCGACCGGCTGGTCAACTTCTGCCGCGAGGCCAACCCGCTTTACGACCCTGCGGAATATGACGTCGTGGTGGCGAGTGGCGAGCAGGTCACCAGCGGGCTGCTGGCGCTCACGCTGCAGGCGCTGGGCTGCAAGTCGCGCAGTTGGCTCGGCTGGCAATTGCCGATCCACACCATCGAGGCCCATGCCAAGGCGCGGGTCGAATCGATCGATGCAGACGCGCTGATCGCCTCGATGGAAGCGGGCGAGATCGCTGTGATCCCGGGCTTTCAGGGCCTTTCTGCTGATAACCGCGTCACCACGCTCGGGCGCGGCGGCTCGGACACCTCGGCGGTGGCGGTGGCCGCCGCGATCAAGGCGGACCGCTGCGACATCTACACCGACGTCGACGGCGTCTACACCACCGACCCGCGCATCGTCGCCAAGGCGAAGAAGCAGAAGGCGGTGACCTACGAGGAAATGCTCGAACTCGCCAGCGTCGGGGCCAAGGTGCTCCAGACCCGCTCGGTCGGCCTTGCCATGAAGGAAAAGGTGCGCGTGCAGGTGCTTTCGAGCTTCATCGGCGAGGGCGCGCCGCCCGCCGACGACCTGCCGGGGACGATGATCGTCTCCGAAGAGGAAATGGACGAATTGGTGGAGAAGGGTGAGATGGAACGCCAGCTTGTGACCGGGATCGCGCATGACAAGAACGAGGCCAAGGTGATCCTCACCCGCGTGCCCGACCGGCCCGGCGCGGTGGCCAACATCTTCGAGCCGCTCGCCGCGGCCTCCATCAATGTCGACATGATCATCCAGAACGTCGGGCGCGACAAGGGCGAGACGGACGTCACCTTCACCGTCCCGCAATCGGACCTCGCCCGCGCGCAGGCGCTGCTCGAGGATCGCCGCGACGCGATCGGGTTCAACCGCATCATCACCGACAGCAAGATCGCCAAGATCTCTGTCGTTGGCGTTGGCATGAAGAGCCACGCAGGCGTTGCCTCCTCGATGTTTCGTGCGCTCTCGGACCGCGGCATCAACATCCAGGCGATCTCGACCAGCGAGATCAAGATCAGCGTGATGATCGACGAGGACGAGACCGAACTCGCGGTGCGCGTGCTGCACACGGCCTACGGCCTCGACGCGGTTAGCTGATCGGTAGGCCGGTCTATCTCAGTTAACCAATTCAGGTGACATCGCCTTAACCTTTAGGGCCAGAGTGTGCGCGCGCCCAGTTACGGGCGCGGAGTCGCACAGCATGGCCATAAAGGCACACCTCGATCACCAACCCAGCCCGGACGAAGGCGGGCGAAGCGCCCCCCGGCGGGCGCTGCGGCTCGAAACCAGCGGCTTCGTCATGGGCGCGGGCGAAGCGAACGTCACGATCCACAACATCTCCTCGACAGGGCTGCTGCTCGAAAGCGGCCTCGACCTTGCCGTGGGCGAACAACTTGCGCTCAACCTGCCTGAGGCGGGCGGGGTCATCGCGACCGTGGTGTGGCAATCCGAGCGGCTCTACGGCTGCGCCTTCGCTGAGGCGATTGGCCCCGCGGCGCTGGCCGCCGCGCAGTTGCAGGGCTTCGCTCCGGGCGTGCCGACCCGCACGCTGAGCCCTGCGCCAGCCGCATCCGCACAGCCCTTCGCGAGCGGCGATGCGCTCGGCACCCGGCTCAACCGATTGCGGCGCGAGGCAGGCCTGACCCTTGCCGATGTCGCCGCCGCGCTCGGGGTCAGCAAGCCCACGGTCTGGGCCTGGGAGAAGGGTAAGGCCCGCCCTCTGCCCGAACGGCTCGACGCGATCGCCGCCGCGCTGGGAGTCGATCCCGCCCAACTGTCGCTCGGCCCCGCTTCGCGCGAGATCGACGCGGTGATCGAGGAGTGCCGCCATCGCATCGCCGAAGCTTGCGGCACCTCGCCGGCGGGTGTCCGGATCATGATAGAACTTTGATCCGCAGTGGTTCCCGCGCTTAGAAACCCCTACTTACTGCGCCCAATACGTATTGGAGGGACTGATCCGTTGGGAAAATATGGTAAACGGAACTCGGAGGCGATTCGTTTTTTAGTCAAGTAACTTCACAGAACTAACAATTGAATGCTTTGCATCCGGGAAACCAGGGGTAGTTTTCTTCTATTCGCGTTTCGTTAGTTACCAAGTAATTCTGACTAGGAGCGAGTTGGCGAATCTTTCGTTGGACCGCTGGGGCACTGTCGGCATGAAAATCGGGCTGAGTGACGTCGAAGGGCATGTACTGCACGGACTGTTGGAGGAGACCTCCGGCGATATCGTGATCAGGCTGGACCGACAGGGGTTCATCATCCACGCGTCCGCCAACATATCAGAGTTGGGCATCGATTGCTCCGCCGCGCTCCTGCTTCCCCACATTACCGACCTTGCGGAGCGCGACCATGCCCCCTTCCTTGGCGAACATGTTGCCGCCACCCTGGCCGGGCGCGGACAGACAGGGTGGATCGAGTTCCCGGTGATCGCCTGCCCCGAGCACGACACCTGCCGCGAGACGGGATGCCAGCGCTGGTACGCGCTCAGTCTCAAGCCGATGCTGGACGAGGCAGGGACGCCCGACGGGGCGCTGTGCCTGATGCGCTCGATCCAGCAGCTGCGCAGCCTGGAAGGCGAGCTTCACGCCCGCGCGATCACCGATCCGCTCACCGGCCTTGCCAACCGCCAGGCCTTCTGTGCCAGTCTGCGGCGCCATCTCGCCCACGGCGGCGGGCAGATGATCGCGGTCTTCGCGGTCGACGGGATGCGCGCGCTGCTGATGCGCTACGGCCAGCGCACCGCCGACGAGGTGGTGTGGGGCTTTGCCAAGTTTCTCGAAACGATGGCCCTGCCGGGGCACGAGCTTGCCCAGCTCGATGGAGAGCGGTTCGCGGTGCTGCTTCCGGAGATGACCTCGCGCGGGGCGCGCGAATGGGCCGAGGACGTGGTCGCGACCTTCGCGGGCCTCGCCGCCCCGGCCTCGGCCAAGGCGCCGCAGCTGACCGCGAGCGCGGGTCTGGCGCGGGTCGAATGTACCGTCGACTGGACGCTGCGCGAAGCCGAACTTGGGCTGGTGCTGGCGCGAGCGGGCGGCGGGCGGCAGGTGGCTGTGGCCGGGCACCGCCGGGCAGCGTAATCCCGATTGGACTCGCGGTGCGGCGCAGGTAAACCCGCCTCGATGAGCCACATTGCCACCATCCTGCTGCTCGGTTCGGGCGAGCTGGGCCGCGAATTCGTCATGTCCGCCAAGCGCCTCGGGGCGCGGGTGATCGCCTGCGATTCCTATGATGATGCCCCCGCGATGCAGGTGGCAGACGGCCGCGAGGTGTTCTCCATGCTCGACGGCGCGGCGCTGAGGGCGGCGGCGGAGAAGCACAGCCCCGACCTGATCGTCCCCGAGATCGAGGCGATCCGCACCGAGATACTCGCCGATCTGGAAGCCGAGGGCTTCACCATCGTCCCCTCGGCCCGCGCCGCGCAGCTGACCATGAACCGCGATGCGATCCGCGATCTGGCGGCGGGCGAATTGGGGCTGGTGACGTCGCAATACGACTATGCGGAAAGCTACGCCGAGGCGCAGGCCATCGCAGAACGCATCGGCTATCCGCTGGTAATGAAGCCGGTGATGTCCTCCTCGGGCAAGGGCCAGAGCAAGGTCGACACGCCCGAGGCGCTGGAAGCCGCGTGGCAATATGCGGTCGCCAACATGCGCGGCGACCGGGCCAGGGTGATTTGCGAGCAGTTCATCGCCTTCGACTACGAGATCACGCTGCTGACCGTGCGCCATGCAGGCGGCATCGCCTTCTGCCCTCCGATCGGCCACCGGCAGGAGCGCGGAGACTACCGCGAGAGCTGGCAACCCGCCGCCATGAGCCCTGCCGCGCTTGCAAAGGCGCAGGACATGGCCGCCAAGGTCGTCATGGCGCTGCAAGGCGATGGCCGCGGCTGGGGGCTCTACGGGGTGGAGTTCTTCGTTCGGGGCGAGGAGGTGATCTTCTCCGAGCTTTCCCCCCGCCCGCACGATACCGGCATGGTGACGCTCGCCTCGCAGGACCTGACCGAGTTCGACCTCCACGCCCGCGCGATCCTCGGGTTGCCGGTGCCGGAGAGCATCGCCGCGCGCCCTGCGGCCTCCGCCGTGATCCTTGCCGACCGTGACAGCGACGCCTTCGCTTTCGAGGGGCTGACCGACGCGCTCGCGCTGGGCGACACCGACGTGCGGATCTTCGGCAAGCCCGTTACCCGCCCTTACCGCCGCATGGGCGTGGCGCTGGCCCGCGCGGCCGACGCCCCCGCAGCGGTCGAGCTTGCCAAGCAGGCGGCGAGCGCGATGCAGATTGTCTATTCGCCGCCGGGCGACTAAGCGCGCCCTCCATGGAAACCTATCCCAAGACCGCCGCGCTCATGCAGCGCGGCACCGACTTCCTCGGCTGCGAGACCGCGATCCTGTGCGGCGCGATGAGCTGGGTGTCGGAGCGCAACCTCGTCGCCGCGATCAGCAACGCGGGCGGCTTCGGCGTGATCGCCTGCGGGGCGATGACCCCCGAGCTGCTCGACACCGAGATCGCCGCGACCAAGGCGCTCACCGACCGCCCCTTCGGCGTCAACCTCATCACCATGCACCCGGCGCTGTTCGATCTCATCGCAGTGTGCCGCAAGCATGGCGTGACCCACGTGGTGCTCGCGGGCGGCATCCCGCCCAAGGGCTCTGTCGAGGCGATCAAGGCCGATGACAGCGGCATCAAGGTGATCTGCTTCGCGCCCACCCTCGCCCTCGCCAAGAAGCTGCTGCGCTCCGGGGCGGACGCGCTGGTGATCGAGGGGATGGAAGC encodes:
- a CDS encoding YebC/PmpR family DNA-binding transcriptional regulator, whose amino-acid sequence is MAGHSKFKNIMHRKGAQDKKRAAMFSKLSREITVAAKMGMPDPDMNPRLRLAVNAAKAQSMPKDNIQRAIDKASQAGGEDYIEMRYEGYGPGGVALIVEALTDNRNRTATNVRTAFSKNGGNLGSEGSVSHGFERRGLIEYKAEVGDEEKVLEAAIEAGADDVESSEDGHTIWTAADALHGVAGELEKVLGPADNVKLAWKPVLSVEVNEEVAGTLMKLIDTLDDDDDVQTVWGNYEIPDEVMEKLG
- a CDS encoding glycerophosphodiester phosphodiesterase family protein, with translation MVRSLALIAALALALPDPAIAADRPIVIAHRGASGERPEHTLVAYERAIDQGADFIEPDLVVTKDLVLVARHENELSSTTDVASRREFEDRRRTKTIEGQTLSGWFAEDFTLAELRTLRVKERAAGIRPANARFDGFYQIPTFEEVVKLARAKGAETGRVIGLYPELKHPTVLLEQEGIDSVDLLVRDLRRFGLDKADAPVFVQVFEVRPLQRLNKLVDTRLILLIGPQGGPYDEQGLRWADMMTPTGLAEVATYADGIGPFLGHVVTPEGTTTTLVADAHKAGLKVHPWTLRKENGFLPEALRSPGGPAAEGDWRSLFRAAIASGADGFFTDNVKELVGLLDGR
- the ruvC gene encoding crossover junction endodeoxyribonuclease RuvC, which translates into the protein MLILGLDPSLSSTGWGVIRAEGARIVHVANGQVKTDPAAPMPERLAALAAGLAAVIAEHRPARAAAEEIFVNKNPQSTLKLAQARGAVLAACGAAGLPVNEHAARLVKKAVTGTGGADKAQVAAMVKVLLPGVQIAGSDAADALAVAIADAHLGPRM
- a CDS encoding helix-turn-helix domain-containing protein codes for the protein MAIKAHLDHQPSPDEGGRSAPRRALRLETSGFVMGAGEANVTIHNISSTGLLLESGLDLAVGEQLALNLPEAGGVIATVVWQSERLYGCAFAEAIGPAALAAAQLQGFAPGVPTRTLSPAPAASAQPFASGDALGTRLNRLRREAGLTLADVAAALGVSKPTVWAWEKGKARPLPERLDAIAAALGVDPAQLSLGPASREIDAVIEECRHRIAEACGTSPAGVRIMIEL
- a CDS encoding aspartate kinase, whose product is MARIVMKFGGTSMAGTERIRRVANIVRAQAARGDQVAVVVSAMAGETDRLVNFCREANPLYDPAEYDVVVASGEQVTSGLLALTLQALGCKSRSWLGWQLPIHTIEAHAKARVESIDADALIASMEAGEIAVIPGFQGLSADNRVTTLGRGGSDTSAVAVAAAIKADRCDIYTDVDGVYTTDPRIVAKAKKQKAVTYEEMLELASVGAKVLQTRSVGLAMKEKVRVQVLSSFIGEGAPPADDLPGTMIVSEEEMDELVEKGEMERQLVTGIAHDKNEAKVILTRVPDRPGAVANIFEPLAAASINVDMIIQNVGRDKGETDVTFTVPQSDLARAQALLEDRRDAIGFNRIITDSKIAKISVVGVGMKSHAGVASSMFRALSDRGINIQAISTSEIKISVMIDEDETELAVRVLHTAYGLDAVS
- the ubiG gene encoding bifunctional 2-polyprenyl-6-hydroxyphenol methylase/3-demethylubiquinol 3-O-methyltransferase UbiG; this translates as MGNANISNVTIRPEEADFFAKLARDWWNPKGPMASLHQVNPVRLAFLREAIDAHWPGAAREARPLAGKSALDIGCGAGLLCEPLARLGAAVTGVDASAENVSVAAAHAEGMGLDIRYMAGEVAGLDIGTFDLVTCVEVIEHVADKAAFLKNVAARLAPGGLLVMSTPNRTAASRVLLVGAAEAVGYVPKGTHHWDDFITPEELEALLAEVGLTVTARRGIAWRPGKGLHLSDDMALNYILSARAG
- a CDS encoding arsenate reductase, with translation MIHLYGIPNCDTVKKARTWLDAQGKAYAFHDYKKEGADPAKLAAWIAAAGLDAVVNRKGTTFRGLSEEDKAKAADSHTAVALLVQHPSVIKRPIAEHAGGVLVGFKEEEWSAALL